In one window of Corynebacterium mycetoides DNA:
- a CDS encoding DUF2335 domain-containing protein: MSHDDVPLHNARDGQDRFHPFEPSGQGPEDRPSQYPDQTNPGVQPSWGQYQPPNQPAIPGIEGQLTDRGHIIGHSYSGPVPPPHIIEGYESIQPGLGKRILDDAHDDTVEDRRIARKAFDHAIWEAKAGFIVATTISIGSIVGILCCLFFLDPPESLIGATILGLASLTPLVRTFLNRDQQKSSSEHPVAASRDVEE; this comes from the coding sequence ATGAGCCATGACGATGTTCCACTCCACAATGCGCGGGATGGACAAGATCGCTTTCACCCATTCGAGCCAAGTGGACAAGGCCCTGAGGACCGCCCGTCGCAGTACCCAGACCAGACAAATCCGGGCGTTCAACCAAGTTGGGGGCAATATCAGCCGCCGAATCAGCCAGCAATCCCGGGGATTGAAGGGCAATTAACCGATCGCGGCCACATCATTGGTCACTCCTACTCGGGCCCTGTTCCCCCGCCCCACATCATTGAGGGCTACGAAAGCATTCAACCCGGGCTCGGCAAACGCATTCTCGATGATGCACATGACGACACCGTGGAGGATCGCCGCATAGCGCGGAAGGCATTTGATCACGCCATCTGGGAAGCCAAAGCGGGTTTTATAGTCGCGACCACCATCTCGATCGGCTCAATCGTCGGGATTCTCTGCTGTCTGTTCTTCCTAGATCCTCCAGAGTCGCTCATCGGCGCGACGATCCTAGGTCTCGCATCTCTCACACCCCTCGTGAGGACGTTCCTCAACCGTGATCAGCAGAAGTCTTCATCCGAGCATCCTGTTGCAGCTTCTAGGGACGTCGAAGAATAG
- the mfd gene encoding transcription-repair coupling factor, translating into MSDTAPALGGLLTRALADPKLKGLVNNIGAERLHVTGIDQSRAWAAAALAREVPVLVVTATGHEAEDLTAELKALLGVDKVAHFPSLETLPHERLSPAADVVGARFKVLHDLPRVIVTAARGVCQPVLPAVDPISVVRGAEYDFTQLTQDVTHFAYEHVDMVTKRGEFATRGGLIDIFPTTAEHPVRIEFWGDEVTDIRAFAVADQRTFEGEDGDVTEVELFPARQLLIDAPVAQRAEELARNHPSNPTLVQMLTRVSEGHHADGMEALIPALTDKPFRVLPELMPSGSVVLVTSPEKVRARIADLEATDKEFLEAGWEAAAMGAEGPVAVEGLDVSASAYRSFESLEVSALKAGNSWWTFAPPGMFAADDSQTLPLEFDAAPAPKGDPKAIEQLYATLKLHVQKNNGTAAFVAPAKGIVERFAERLREHGVSARIATPGLEPVDGQVTLYQALSHAGLVFPGPNLVVVTETDVTGNRVGDIAGAKRRAPRRRNRVDPLALTPGDFVVHDTHGIGKFVKMAERTIKAGDEDSRREYIVLEYQPAKRGQPNDQLWVPMESLDLLSKYSGGEQPSLSKMGGSDWKNTKKKARAAVREIAGELVELYAKRQAAPGHAFAPDTPWQAEMEDNFPFVETEDQLAAIEAVKDDMEKPVPMDRVIVGDVGFGKTEVAVRAAFKAVQDGMQVAVLVPTTLLAQQHHATFTTRMDGFGLTIRELSRFTSSKESKEILAGLADGSVDIVIGTHRLLQTGVQWKNLGLIVVDEEQRFGVEHKEHIKALKAHVDVLTMTATPIPRTLEMSLTGIREMTSITTPPEDRHPVLTYVGPQEEKQIAAAIRRELLRDGQVFYIHNKVSDIEKAARRIRELVPEARVVVAHGQMSEQLLEQTVQGFWNREYDVLVCTTIVETGLDIANANTLIVENAQNMGLSQLHQLRGRVGRSRDRAYAYFLYPKDKTLTETSYDRLATIAQNNDLGSGIAVAQKDLEMRGAGNVLGAEQSGRIAGVGFDMYVRLVGEAVETYKALMTGETVDATDKGPKEIRIDLPVDAHIPESYVNSERLRLEIYRKLAEARDDADLRTVADEMADRFGPLPTEVERLLAVARLRHQARRAGVTDILVQGTRIKFQPVELPDSRQVRLKRLYPGATYRAAAKVLQVPFPRAAKGVNQPNLRDTELLQWVSNFLSDMFDVENVKVFSVSE; encoded by the coding sequence GTGTCCGATACCGCTCCCGCGTTAGGCGGGTTGCTTACCCGTGCCCTGGCCGACCCGAAGCTGAAAGGGCTGGTCAACAACATTGGCGCTGAGCGCCTGCATGTCACGGGCATCGACCAGTCCCGCGCGTGGGCCGCCGCGGCGTTGGCGCGGGAGGTTCCGGTCTTGGTGGTCACCGCCACCGGGCACGAGGCCGAGGATCTCACCGCGGAGCTGAAGGCGTTGCTTGGCGTCGATAAGGTGGCTCATTTCCCGTCGCTGGAAACTCTGCCGCACGAGCGGTTGTCCCCGGCGGCGGACGTTGTGGGCGCTCGTTTCAAGGTGCTGCATGACCTTCCCCGCGTCATCGTCACTGCCGCGCGGGGTGTATGCCAGCCGGTGCTGCCCGCAGTTGACCCGATTTCCGTGGTCCGCGGCGCGGAGTACGACTTCACGCAGCTCACCCAGGACGTCACCCACTTCGCCTACGAGCACGTGGACATGGTGACCAAGCGCGGGGAGTTCGCCACCCGCGGCGGGCTGATCGACATTTTCCCGACCACCGCCGAGCACCCGGTGCGCATCGAGTTCTGGGGCGACGAGGTCACCGACATCCGCGCGTTCGCCGTCGCTGACCAGCGCACCTTTGAGGGCGAGGACGGCGACGTCACCGAGGTCGAGCTGTTCCCCGCCCGCCAGCTGCTTATCGACGCCCCCGTGGCCCAGCGCGCCGAGGAACTCGCCCGCAACCACCCCTCGAATCCGACGCTCGTGCAGATGCTGACCCGCGTTTCGGAGGGCCACCACGCCGACGGGATGGAGGCGCTCATTCCGGCGCTGACGGACAAGCCTTTCCGCGTGCTGCCGGAGCTCATGCCGTCCGGCTCGGTGGTGCTGGTGACCTCGCCGGAGAAGGTCCGCGCCCGCATCGCGGATTTGGAGGCCACCGACAAGGAGTTCTTGGAGGCCGGGTGGGAGGCAGCCGCGATGGGGGCGGAAGGCCCGGTGGCCGTCGAGGGCCTCGACGTCTCCGCGTCGGCGTACCGTTCGTTCGAGTCGCTCGAGGTCTCGGCGCTCAAGGCGGGCAATTCCTGGTGGACGTTCGCCCCGCCGGGGATGTTCGCCGCAGACGATTCGCAGACTCTGCCGCTGGAGTTCGACGCGGCGCCGGCGCCAAAGGGCGACCCGAAGGCCATCGAGCAGCTCTACGCCACGCTGAAGCTCCACGTGCAGAAGAACAACGGCACCGCGGCGTTCGTCGCCCCGGCGAAGGGGATCGTGGAGCGCTTCGCGGAACGCCTGCGCGAGCACGGCGTCTCCGCGCGGATTGCCACGCCGGGGCTGGAGCCCGTCGACGGCCAGGTCACCCTCTACCAGGCACTCTCGCACGCCGGCCTGGTGTTTCCGGGGCCGAACCTGGTCGTGGTCACCGAGACGGATGTGACGGGCAACCGCGTCGGCGACATCGCCGGCGCGAAGCGCCGCGCCCCGAGGCGCCGCAACAGGGTGGACCCGCTGGCTCTCACGCCCGGCGATTTCGTGGTGCATGACACCCACGGCATCGGCAAATTCGTCAAAATGGCGGAGCGCACCATCAAGGCGGGCGACGAGGACTCGCGGCGTGAGTACATCGTGCTCGAGTACCAGCCTGCGAAGCGCGGCCAGCCGAATGACCAGCTGTGGGTCCCCATGGAATCTCTCGACCTGTTGTCGAAGTACTCGGGTGGGGAGCAGCCGTCGTTAAGCAAAATGGGCGGCTCCGATTGGAAGAACACCAAGAAGAAGGCCCGTGCGGCGGTGCGCGAAATCGCCGGGGAGCTGGTGGAGCTCTATGCCAAACGCCAGGCCGCGCCGGGTCACGCGTTCGCCCCGGACACTCCGTGGCAGGCGGAGATGGAGGACAACTTCCCGTTCGTGGAGACGGAGGACCAGCTCGCCGCCATCGAAGCGGTCAAGGACGACATGGAAAAACCCGTGCCCATGGACCGGGTGATCGTGGGTGACGTGGGCTTCGGCAAGACCGAGGTCGCGGTGCGCGCGGCGTTCAAGGCGGTGCAGGACGGCATGCAGGTCGCGGTGCTGGTGCCCACGACGCTGCTCGCCCAGCAGCACCACGCCACCTTCACTACCCGCATGGACGGTTTCGGGCTGACGATCCGTGAGCTCTCCCGTTTCACCTCGTCCAAGGAGTCCAAGGAGATTCTCGCCGGGCTTGCCGACGGCTCCGTGGACATCGTCATCGGCACCCACCGCCTCCTGCAGACGGGTGTGCAGTGGAAGAACCTGGGCTTGATCGTGGTGGATGAGGAGCAGCGTTTCGGCGTGGAGCACAAGGAGCACATCAAGGCGCTCAAAGCGCACGTGGACGTGCTGACCATGACAGCGACGCCGATCCCGCGCACGCTCGAGATGTCGCTGACCGGCATCCGCGAGATGACGTCGATCACAACCCCGCCGGAGGACCGCCACCCGGTGCTGACGTATGTGGGGCCGCAGGAGGAAAAGCAGATCGCCGCCGCGATCCGCCGCGAGCTGCTTCGCGACGGCCAGGTGTTCTACATCCACAACAAAGTCTCCGACATCGAGAAGGCGGCGCGCCGGATCCGGGAGCTGGTGCCGGAGGCGCGCGTCGTCGTCGCGCACGGGCAGATGTCGGAGCAGCTGCTGGAGCAGACGGTGCAGGGCTTCTGGAACCGCGAGTACGACGTGCTGGTGTGCACCACGATCGTCGAGACTGGTCTGGACATCGCCAACGCGAACACCTTGATCGTGGAGAATGCCCAGAACATGGGCCTGTCGCAGCTGCACCAGCTGCGCGGCCGCGTCGGCCGTTCCCGCGACCGCGCGTATGCCTATTTCCTGTACCCGAAGGACAAGACTCTCACGGAGACCTCCTACGACCGCTTGGCCACGATCGCCCAGAACAACGACCTCGGATCCGGCATCGCCGTGGCGCAGAAAGACCTGGAGATGCGCGGCGCCGGCAACGTGCTGGGCGCCGAGCAGTCCGGGCGCATCGCGGGCGTCGGGTTCGACATGTACGTGCGCCTGGTCGGGGAGGCCGTGGAGACGTACAAGGCGTTGATGACCGGGGAGACCGTCGACGCTACCGACAAGGGGCCGAAGGAGATCCGCATCGACCTGCCTGTCGACGCCCACATCCCCGAGTCCTACGTCAACTCCGAGCGCCTGCGCTTGGAGATTTACCGCAAGCTCGCCGAGGCGCGTGACGACGCCGACCTGCGCACCGTCGCTGATGAAATGGCCGACCGCTTCGGGCCACTGCCCACCGAAGTCGAGCGGCTCCTGGCGGTCGCCCGCCTGCGCCATCAGGCACGCCGGGCCGGGGTCACTGACATTCTGGTGCAGGGCACCCGTATAAAGTTCCAGCCCGTCGAGCTGCCGGATTCCAGGCAGGTGCGGCTCAAGCGCCTCTACCCGGGTGCCACCTACCGCGCGGCGGCGAAGGTGCTGCAGGTGCCGTTCCCGCGCGCGGCCAAGGGCGTCAACCAGCCGAATCTGCGCGACACGGAGCTGCTGCAGTGGGTTTCGAACTTCCTGTCCGACATGTTCGACGTGGAGAATGTCAAGGTGTTCTCGGTCAGCGAGTAA
- a CDS encoding pyridoxamine 5'-phosphate oxidase family protein, with product MDTHEMTKSDIVEIMRGKSIGMLTTVGGDGGLYSHPMDTQEVTDDGDVYFVVGKDSEQGRWLKDTPQANMAYSDAGSWLSVAGTVRFLEGEERAEKIDQLWDDSMSSYFDGKEDPNLGVVLLDSESAQFWGHKDGRVAALFDLVRTRVTGEESGDGTATVEL from the coding sequence ATGGATACTCACGAGATGACCAAGAGCGACATTGTCGAGATCATGCGCGGCAAGTCCATCGGAATGCTCACGACCGTGGGCGGCGACGGCGGGCTCTACTCGCACCCGATGGACACCCAGGAGGTCACCGACGACGGTGACGTGTACTTCGTGGTGGGCAAGGACAGCGAGCAGGGGCGCTGGCTCAAGGACACTCCCCAGGCGAACATGGCGTACTCGGACGCGGGATCTTGGCTGTCCGTGGCCGGCACGGTCCGCTTCCTCGAAGGGGAGGAGCGCGCCGAGAAGATCGACCAGCTCTGGGACGACTCCATGTCCTCCTACTTCGACGGCAAGGAGGACCCGAACTTGGGCGTGGTGCTCCTCGATTCCGAATCCGCCCAGTTCTGGGGCCACAAGGACGGCCGGGTCGCGGCCCTGTTCGATCTCGTCCGCACCCGCGTGACCGGCGAAGAGTCCGGGGACGGCACCGCAACGGTCGAGCTTTAA
- a CDS encoding HNH endonuclease signature motif containing protein, translating into MPERFFRTQRPGDAVCALGQRKRDAEYELYGVWADPAYDVSDFECEVTRIAEAAGESRSGVEKAIFAYRRLADLPWLRAVHDATRVLDVRRLIAVDAAIAELGPDLAGEILTALDEFAAAMFTPTKANQPLPTPKAITHRMRRFIATLDEQVGYNPADRKRRTRDNDAFAVHDFTAGTRSGVTIECDNATHAAIRQFRRQIARERKVSEEEATRLILTGRLTCDITVTLYGYAPLTPDKQVVAGAAMFFPGSGWTDSAAGAVLDDMTGGTPPRIIDLDSVADDEAAGYTPTAGMRAYATARDGVCIWPGCTTPAQHCQLDHRVPYRDGGATVAGNLYSLCQTHHNAKTDRRAYYLVDPATGDVVWLFADGTYHLCEPEGFIGSQLGVSTPRWNTDVDTRRKKRDRMSTFFARGHALLDTYDTTHDYPACARALTELEEEYGMTFPYPPEPPTPPTPVVHHNAGLADECTEPLDHYEARIERLIANDPYLTHGNTIY; encoded by the coding sequence ATGCCCGAACGTTTCTTCCGCACGCAGCGCCCGGGTGATGCTGTGTGCGCGCTTGGGCAGCGCAAGCGCGACGCGGAGTACGAGTTGTATGGCGTGTGGGCGGACCCGGCCTACGACGTGTCCGATTTCGAGTGCGAGGTCACCCGGATCGCGGAGGCGGCGGGCGAGTCGCGCAGCGGGGTGGAAAAGGCGATCTTCGCCTACCGGCGCCTGGCGGACCTGCCGTGGCTGCGCGCGGTTCACGACGCCACACGCGTGCTCGACGTGCGCAGGCTGATCGCCGTCGACGCCGCGATCGCGGAACTCGGCCCGGATCTTGCCGGTGAGATACTCACCGCACTCGACGAGTTCGCCGCGGCGATGTTCACCCCGACAAAGGCCAACCAGCCGCTGCCGACGCCGAAGGCGATCACCCACCGGATGCGCAGGTTCATCGCCACACTCGACGAACAGGTGGGCTACAACCCGGCGGACAGGAAGCGGCGCACCCGCGACAACGACGCGTTCGCGGTGCACGATTTCACCGCCGGCACCCGCTCAGGTGTCACTATCGAGTGCGATAACGCCACCCACGCGGCGATCAGGCAGTTCCGCCGCCAAATCGCCCGCGAGCGCAAGGTCAGCGAGGAAGAAGCCACCAGGCTCATCCTCACCGGCCGGCTCACCTGCGATATCACGGTCACCCTCTACGGCTACGCCCCACTGACACCCGACAAACAGGTGGTGGCGGGCGCGGCGATGTTCTTCCCCGGCAGCGGCTGGACCGATAGCGCGGCAGGCGCAGTCCTCGACGACATGACAGGCGGTACCCCGCCGCGCATCATTGATCTGGACAGTGTCGCCGATGATGAGGCCGCAGGCTACACCCCGACTGCCGGGATGCGCGCTTACGCCACCGCCCGCGACGGTGTGTGCATATGGCCCGGGTGCACCACGCCTGCGCAGCACTGCCAGCTCGACCACCGCGTGCCCTACCGCGACGGTGGTGCCACCGTCGCGGGCAACCTGTACTCGCTGTGCCAGACGCACCACAACGCCAAGACCGACCGGCGGGCCTACTACCTTGTCGACCCGGCCACCGGCGATGTCGTGTGGCTGTTCGCCGACGGGACCTACCACTTGTGCGAACCCGAAGGGTTCATCGGCTCCCAACTCGGCGTATCCACCCCGAGGTGGAACACCGATGTGGATACCCGCCGTAAGAAACGCGACCGGATGAGCACCTTCTTCGCCCGCGGCCACGCATTACTCGACACCTACGACACCACCCACGATTACCCCGCCTGCGCACGCGCCCTGACCGAGCTGGAAGAAGAATACGGCATGACATTTCCCTACCCGCCCGAACCACCCACACCACCCACACCAGTGGTCCACCACAACGCGGGACTAGCAGACGAATGCACCGAACCCCTCGACCACTACGAAGCCCGAATCGAACGCCTCATCGCCAACGACCCCTACCTCACACACGGAAACACGATCTACTGA
- a CDS encoding prenyltransferase — protein MIRSILAASRPISWVNTAVPFGLAYLLDTGRFDGLFWLGFLFFLVPYNIAMYGINDVFDYESDIRNPRKGGIEGAVLPKSLHRPLLLAAGLTTLPPALFLYLHGTATSALWLSLALFAVYAYSAPPLRFKEVPVLDSITSSSHFTLPAIVGATLADPRVEPGFWLAAAAFFLWGMSSHALGAVQDVVADREGGLSSVATGLGARTTTRLACAGYLVSAALCLALPFPGWVVALLGVGYAVNTARFANVTDETSASVNRAWRVFLWLNFATGGVITVSVLFFVFPPQ, from the coding sequence ATGATCCGCTCGATCCTCGCCGCCTCGCGCCCGATCAGCTGGGTCAACACCGCCGTTCCGTTCGGCCTGGCGTACCTATTGGACACCGGCCGCTTCGACGGGTTGTTCTGGCTCGGGTTCCTGTTCTTCCTCGTGCCGTACAACATCGCGATGTACGGCATCAACGACGTCTTCGACTACGAATCCGACATCCGCAACCCGCGCAAGGGCGGCATCGAGGGCGCCGTGCTGCCAAAATCGCTGCACAGGCCCCTCCTCCTGGCGGCAGGCTTAACGACGCTCCCGCCAGCGCTTTTCCTCTACCTCCACGGCACCGCCACCTCGGCGCTGTGGCTCAGCCTCGCGCTGTTCGCCGTCTACGCCTATTCCGCCCCGCCCCTGCGCTTCAAGGAAGTGCCTGTCCTCGATTCGATCACCTCGTCCTCGCACTTCACCCTTCCGGCGATTGTCGGCGCAACCCTCGCGGACCCGCGCGTCGAACCCGGCTTCTGGCTCGCCGCGGCCGCCTTCTTCCTCTGGGGCATGTCGAGCCACGCGCTCGGCGCGGTCCAGGATGTCGTCGCCGACAGGGAGGGCGGGTTGAGCTCGGTTGCCACCGGCCTGGGTGCGCGCACCACCACTCGCCTCGCCTGCGCGGGTTACCTCGTCTCCGCGGCCCTGTGCCTGGCGCTGCCCTTCCCCGGCTGGGTCGTTGCGCTGCTGGGAGTGGGCTACGCGGTGAACACCGCCCGCTTTGCCAACGTCACGGACGAGACCTCGGCCTCGGTCAACCGCGCGTGGCGGGTGTTCCTCTGGCTGAACTTCGCCACGGGAGGGGTGATCACCGTTTCGGTCCTGTTCTTCGTGTTCCCGCCTCAGTAG
- a CDS encoding lycopene cyclase domain-containing protein: MTYLLISLPFLVGAAGLWWARRHAYASQTKATAIVAAVLLTLTILFDNLMVAAGLMGYAAANNLGIYLGLIPVEDLFYAVFACLAVSALWPGRKP, encoded by the coding sequence GTGACGTACCTGCTCATCAGCCTGCCGTTCCTGGTGGGCGCGGCGGGCCTGTGGTGGGCGCGTCGTCACGCGTACGCCTCGCAGACCAAGGCCACCGCGATTGTCGCCGCGGTTCTGCTCACTCTGACCATCCTCTTCGACAACCTCATGGTGGCCGCCGGCCTGATGGGGTACGCCGCCGCGAACAACCTCGGGATCTACCTCGGCCTCATCCCGGTCGAAGACCTCTTCTACGCGGTGTTCGCCTGCCTCGCCGTGTCCGCGCTGTGGCCCGGAAGGAAGCCATGA
- a CDS encoding lycopene cyclase domain-containing protein, protein MHLFYLAFLLLSIACMVLCDRRWRLAFFLDPRRAAVLSLSLVALFLAWDAAGIATGTFYRGDSPYMTGVELAPEMPLEEPIFLFFLTYLTMNLTSAARKVVQP, encoded by the coding sequence ATGCACCTGTTCTACCTCGCGTTCCTCCTGCTCAGCATCGCCTGCATGGTGCTGTGCGACCGGCGCTGGCGGCTCGCCTTCTTTCTCGACCCGCGCCGCGCCGCGGTGCTCTCGCTGTCCCTCGTCGCCCTGTTCCTCGCGTGGGACGCGGCCGGGATCGCCACGGGCACGTTCTACCGGGGCGACTCCCCCTACATGACGGGCGTCGAGCTCGCCCCGGAGATGCCGCTCGAGGAACCGATCTTCCTGTTCTTCCTCACGTACTTGACCATGAACCTGACCTCTGCCGCCCGGAAGGTGGTGCAGCCGTGA
- the crtI gene encoding phytoene desaturase family protein — protein MPDKSAIVIGAGVAGLASAALLGREGYRVTVVERLDTLGGRSGEEVVAGYRFDTGPSWYLMPDAFDHFFALFGKRTEDVLDLVDLTPAYRLFPEGRDPIDVESGRGEAIALFDALEPGAGAALADYLDSARDTYDMAVERFLYTTFSSARPFVAPGLRRRYLDLARLLTVPLDSFVAARFADTRLRQMLTYPAVFLSSHPARTPSMYHLMSHTDLVQGVKYPQGGFAAVVEALAELARENGAQFRLGADVGAITYSGSRATGVRLVGGELLRADVVVSAADLHFTETRLLPPEKRTYDEKWFGARDPGLGTVLVMLGTDSKLPQLAHHNLLFGEDWDTDFDAVFDGPVAERPLDSSHSIYVSMPSATDPSTAPEGCENLFVLVPVPAATDFGHGDLYQPEASPAVDAVAQAAVDQIARWCGIDDFRERITVMRTLGPSDFAERYRAWSGGSIGPAHTLRQSAFFRGRNASKKLGNLYYAGATTLPGVGVPMCLISAENVVKRLRGDRSPGPLAEER, from the coding sequence GTGCCCGATAAATCCGCCATCGTGATCGGCGCCGGCGTCGCCGGCCTGGCCTCCGCCGCCCTGCTCGGGCGCGAGGGGTACCGCGTCACGGTCGTCGAGCGCCTCGACACCCTGGGCGGACGCTCCGGGGAGGAAGTCGTGGCGGGCTACCGCTTCGACACCGGGCCGTCCTGGTACCTCATGCCGGACGCTTTCGACCACTTCTTCGCGTTGTTCGGCAAGCGCACCGAGGATGTGCTCGACCTCGTCGATCTGACCCCCGCCTACCGCCTGTTTCCCGAGGGCCGCGACCCCATCGACGTCGAATCGGGCCGCGGGGAGGCGATCGCGCTGTTCGACGCCCTCGAGCCCGGCGCCGGCGCCGCCCTGGCCGACTACCTGGACTCGGCGCGCGACACCTACGACATGGCCGTCGAGAGGTTCCTCTACACGACGTTCAGCTCGGCGCGCCCCTTCGTCGCCCCCGGGCTGCGGCGCCGCTACCTCGACCTCGCCCGCCTGCTCACGGTCCCGTTGGACTCGTTCGTCGCCGCTCGCTTCGCCGACACCCGGCTGCGCCAGATGCTCACCTACCCGGCCGTGTTCCTGTCCTCGCATCCCGCGCGGACGCCGTCGATGTACCACCTGATGAGCCACACCGACCTCGTGCAGGGCGTGAAGTACCCGCAGGGCGGTTTCGCGGCCGTGGTGGAAGCGCTCGCCGAGCTCGCCCGGGAGAACGGGGCGCAGTTCCGGCTGGGCGCGGACGTCGGCGCCATCACGTACTCCGGCTCCCGCGCCACGGGGGTCAGGCTTGTCGGCGGCGAGCTCCTCCGCGCCGACGTCGTCGTCTCCGCCGCGGACCTCCACTTCACGGAGACGCGCCTGCTCCCGCCGGAGAAACGCACCTACGACGAGAAGTGGTTCGGCGCCCGCGACCCCGGGCTGGGCACGGTGCTGGTGATGCTCGGCACCGACTCGAAGCTGCCGCAGCTGGCCCACCACAACCTCTTGTTCGGCGAGGACTGGGACACCGATTTCGATGCGGTGTTCGACGGCCCCGTCGCGGAACGCCCGCTCGATTCTTCGCATTCCATCTACGTGTCGATGCCCTCTGCCACCGACCCGTCGACGGCCCCCGAGGGGTGCGAGAACCTGTTCGTCCTCGTCCCCGTGCCGGCCGCCACCGATTTCGGCCACGGCGACCTCTACCAGCCCGAGGCGTCGCCCGCCGTCGACGCGGTCGCCCAGGCGGCCGTCGACCAGATCGCTCGGTGGTGCGGCATCGACGACTTCCGGGAGCGCATCACCGTGATGCGCACCCTCGGCCCGTCCGATTTCGCCGAGCGCTACCGGGCGTGGTCGGGCGGCTCCATCGGCCCCGCCCACACCCTGCGGCAGTCGGCGTTCTTCCGCGGGCGCAACGCATCGAAGAAGCTCGGCAACCTCTACTACGCCGGCGCCACGACGCTGCCCGGCGTCGGGGTTCCGATGTGCCTGATCTCCGCGGAGAACGTGGTCAAGCGCCTGCGCGGCGACCGCTCCCCCGGCCCGCTCGCGGAGGAACGATGA
- a CDS encoding squalene/phytoene synthase family protein has protein sequence MESPRALALYDRMCDRAAAQVIAQYSTSFSLATRFLAPRVRTDIRNLYAMVRIADEIVDGAAGSDAAPLLDAYEAQVLAAPATRFHTDPVIHAWANSARRCRFDDAHVTAFFDSMRRDVTQFAYTPADFDAYVYGSAEVIGLMCVAAFVAQEPVSAADRAELDAGARALGAAFQKVNFLRDLAEDRGELGRAYFPELDAGELTSETKAALVADIRRDLERARRAIPLIPGSARGAVAAAEALFSELATRIDAAPAATVTTTRISVPRHRKLYVTARALRRSRAR, from the coding sequence ATGGAATCCCCCCGGGCACTGGCCCTCTACGACCGGATGTGCGACCGCGCCGCCGCGCAGGTGATCGCCCAGTACTCGACGAGCTTCTCCCTGGCCACGCGCTTTCTCGCGCCGCGCGTGCGCACCGACATCCGCAACCTCTACGCGATGGTGCGCATCGCCGACGAAATCGTCGACGGCGCGGCGGGCAGCGACGCGGCGCCGCTTCTCGACGCCTACGAGGCGCAGGTCCTGGCCGCCCCCGCCACCCGGTTCCACACCGACCCGGTCATCCACGCCTGGGCGAACAGCGCACGCCGCTGCCGCTTCGACGACGCCCACGTCACTGCGTTCTTCGACTCCATGCGCCGCGACGTCACCCAATTCGCGTACACGCCGGCGGACTTCGACGCCTACGTCTACGGGTCTGCGGAGGTCATCGGCCTGATGTGCGTCGCGGCCTTCGTCGCGCAGGAACCGGTTTCCGCCGCCGATCGCGCGGAACTCGACGCCGGGGCGCGGGCGCTCGGCGCGGCGTTCCAAAAGGTCAACTTCCTGCGCGACCTTGCGGAGGACCGCGGCGAACTGGGTCGCGCCTACTTCCCCGAGCTCGACGCGGGGGAATTGACCAGCGAAACCAAGGCCGCGCTCGTCGCCGACATCCGCCGCGACCTCGAGCGCGCCCGCCGCGCGATCCCGTTGATCCCCGGTTCCGCCCGCGGCGCCGTCGCCGCCGCGGAGGCGTTGTTCTCCGAGCTCGCGACGCGTATCGACGCCGCCCCCGCCGCCACCGTGACCACCACCCGCATTTCCGTTCCCCGCCACCGTAAGCTCTACGTAACCGCCCGCGCCCTGAGGAGGTCCCGTGCCCGATAA
- a CDS encoding glycosyltransferase — MLRQPQPTIGLVVPCLNDAALLARCLDSFTSQTRPFDRVIVVDNGSTDESADVARSAGATVVAEARRGITWAARAGYDEAAALGLDLIVRTDADAWADPTYTARLLQAWDQARAPRKEVVGITGSARFDIPGWRGRIASRAYLGAYRLSVGAALGHPPFFGTNCSLTTSWWCDIRGALDPADTESHDDIQLSFAVRPHETVVFRPELAVGMDPRALYGARQLARRFARGTHSMRRGFAVSPPHRRLVERV, encoded by the coding sequence GTGCTCCGCCAGCCCCAGCCAACGATCGGCCTCGTCGTCCCGTGCCTCAACGACGCTGCGCTGCTCGCCCGCTGTCTGGACAGCTTCACCAGCCAGACGCGCCCGTTCGACCGCGTGATCGTGGTGGACAACGGGTCCACCGACGAGTCGGCGGACGTGGCGCGCAGCGCGGGTGCCACGGTTGTCGCCGAGGCGCGCCGCGGCATCACGTGGGCCGCCCGCGCAGGCTACGACGAGGCCGCGGCCCTGGGCCTCGACCTGATCGTGCGCACCGACGCCGACGCGTGGGCCGACCCGACGTACACGGCGCGGCTGCTGCAAGCGTGGGATCAGGCGCGGGCGCCGCGCAAGGAGGTCGTCGGGATCACCGGCTCCGCGCGTTTCGACATCCCCGGCTGGCGCGGCCGCATCGCAAGCCGCGCCTACCTGGGCGCCTACCGGTTAAGCGTCGGCGCCGCGCTCGGCCACCCGCCGTTTTTCGGCACCAACTGCTCGTTAACCACCTCGTGGTGGTGCGATATTCGCGGCGCCCTCGACCCCGCCGACACCGAGTCGCACGACGATATCCAGCTCTCCTTCGCGGTGCGGCCGCACGAAACCGTCGTGTTCCGCCCCGAGCTCGCCGTGGGCATGGATCCCCGCGCGCTGTACGGAGCCCGGCAGCTCGCGCGCCGCTTCGCGCGCGGGACGCACTCCATGCGGCGCGGGTTCGCGGTCTCGCCCCCGCACCGCCGACTGGTGGAGCGCGTCTAG